From the Caballeronia sp. LZ062 genome, one window contains:
- a CDS encoding molecular chaperone: MRQLRTLALLVLPTFLIASAHAASLQISPVSIALDATEAGKVLNLRNESDTAIHAQVRVFAWDQADEDERLTPTRDLLASPPIAEIPAGGQQVIRVIRSNRDAPEHERAYRLLIDELPPEGANAGNGVQFRFRYSVPLFVAPAGEPAPPELHWSIVEKSGQPYLRVSNSGKIHARLSAVSLTISAAKVPVAAGLLGYVLAGRARSWPLSNASHAARARSGEVTATVNGNGVTAPLMTNAAP; the protein is encoded by the coding sequence ATGCGGCAACTGCGTACACTGGCCTTGCTCGTCTTGCCGACGTTTCTGATAGCGTCGGCGCACGCCGCTTCGTTGCAGATCTCGCCCGTATCCATTGCGCTCGACGCCACCGAAGCCGGAAAGGTGCTCAATTTGCGCAACGAGAGCGATACCGCCATTCATGCGCAAGTGCGCGTCTTTGCGTGGGACCAGGCCGACGAAGACGAGCGCCTCACGCCGACGCGCGATCTGCTCGCGAGTCCACCCATCGCCGAGATTCCTGCAGGCGGCCAGCAAGTCATCCGCGTGATTCGCTCCAATCGCGATGCGCCGGAGCACGAACGCGCATACCGGTTGTTGATCGATGAACTGCCGCCCGAAGGCGCGAATGCAGGCAACGGCGTTCAGTTTCGCTTTCGATACTCGGTGCCGCTCTTTGTCGCACCAGCCGGCGAGCCGGCGCCGCCAGAGCTGCACTGGTCGATCGTCGAAAAAAGCGGCCAGCCCTATCTCCGCGTCTCGAACAGCGGGAAGATTCACGCACGGCTCAGCGCCGTCTCGCTGACGATCTCCGCTGCGAAAGTGCCGGTCGCGGCGGGACTGCTCGGATATGTGCTGGCGGGCCGCGCGCGTTCATGGCCGCTCTCGAACGCAAGCCACGCAGCACGCGCACGGAGCGGCGAGGTGACCGCGACCGTCAACGGCAACGGCGTAACAGCCCCGCTCATGACCAACGCCGCTCCCTGA